One Halioglobus japonicus DNA segment encodes these proteins:
- a CDS encoding lipopolysaccharide kinase InaA family protein, which translates to MNKLLHPLYGYPLAGLEFIRAIGQSMRHLGESHQPSPQHTIAEHFFGVNVAPADNAEGDDYICARLSELGLRHVRMHFSYESLQGPAERLLERLLGDGFEVMLDLLPPAAEANLIFDDVQAQQRWGNFVETVFSRWGERVHAIEIGNTPNRGKWSGFSSPGIVMATYIARQRTRDATVPVGGPNVSDFEPLYNATYLSMLNHLDVAPAIHTDNLFVERVVEPEAFDHRVLGRLARDLLKLNLVKKARMLKAMGTSVGASQLYCTYTCWTIKRLQRRYAEPEQKRVDYLVRYLALASASEALDKVYWGPLICSRDGLIDDAADDYPVIDQVSYYQRIRGNAAHFQPTPAFTALGYLIDRMAGAQCQQFHHDPAGLTLGQFIDSEGKSFLLTWCRDAQALPLSNILSSGQLRHASFRNAGGVSMDAPVVINEHPLYIDLPTDTLHPGLANPRFAPAMTSLAHLSSRQWQSTPLQDSAWYGAAMLRADAQQEDLEAAPLLHPAALGQYPELQVMRDKRNRLWNIADPRQADNTLTVKLNRVVGFKRFTYRFRPSKGRRHWDNACQMLRRGVATPLPVAFFEAPEQAGIRDSWYVCQFVPNAFSSRDVYRAFNDGAATYRGLDKATWFDIIAGFVCHMHDKQIIHRDLSSGNLLLIQADDGQVEAMAIDIGRARTWSGPGSKVRNRDRMLDLIRIAYKLTWPDRALFIDVYEQHLGKSLSPLWRIPFHYYDNKQRFKKWLKRKRGK; encoded by the coding sequence TTGAACAAGCTGCTTCACCCGCTATACGGTTACCCGCTGGCGGGGCTGGAATTCATTCGTGCGATTGGCCAGAGCATGCGTCACCTCGGCGAATCACACCAGCCAAGCCCGCAGCACACCATCGCCGAGCACTTTTTCGGGGTGAACGTGGCACCCGCCGACAACGCAGAGGGCGACGATTATATCTGCGCTCGACTCAGTGAACTGGGCCTGCGCCACGTGCGCATGCACTTCAGCTATGAAAGTCTTCAGGGGCCGGCCGAGCGACTGCTCGAACGACTGCTGGGCGACGGCTTTGAGGTCATGCTCGATCTGTTACCCCCGGCAGCCGAAGCCAACCTGATATTCGATGATGTCCAGGCGCAGCAGCGCTGGGGCAATTTCGTCGAGACAGTATTTTCCCGCTGGGGTGAGCGAGTGCATGCGATCGAAATTGGCAATACACCCAATCGCGGCAAGTGGTCAGGGTTTAGCTCTCCCGGCATCGTCATGGCGACCTACATCGCCAGACAGCGCACCCGCGACGCGACAGTCCCGGTTGGCGGGCCTAACGTGTCCGATTTCGAACCGCTGTACAACGCCACCTATCTCAGCATGCTGAACCACCTGGATGTAGCGCCTGCCATCCACACGGACAATTTATTCGTGGAGCGAGTGGTTGAGCCGGAAGCGTTCGACCACCGCGTGTTGGGGCGTCTCGCCCGCGATCTGCTCAAGCTGAATCTGGTCAAGAAAGCGCGCATGCTGAAAGCCATGGGCACCTCGGTAGGCGCCAGCCAGCTGTACTGCACCTACACCTGCTGGACGATTAAGCGGCTACAGCGACGCTACGCTGAGCCCGAGCAAAAGCGGGTCGACTACCTGGTGCGCTACCTGGCCCTGGCCAGCGCCAGTGAAGCACTCGACAAAGTCTACTGGGGCCCGCTGATCTGTTCCCGCGATGGTTTGATCGACGACGCAGCCGATGACTACCCGGTCATTGACCAGGTGAGCTACTACCAGCGTATTCGGGGCAACGCCGCACATTTTCAGCCGACGCCGGCATTTACCGCACTGGGATATTTGATCGATCGTATGGCAGGTGCCCAGTGCCAACAGTTTCATCATGATCCGGCCGGGCTGACCCTGGGACAGTTCATAGACTCTGAGGGGAAATCATTTCTACTCACATGGTGCCGCGATGCTCAAGCCTTGCCGCTGTCGAATATACTCAGCAGTGGCCAATTGCGTCATGCCAGCTTCCGCAATGCCGGCGGAGTGTCAATGGATGCGCCCGTGGTCATCAACGAACACCCCCTGTATATCGATTTGCCCACTGACACGCTCCACCCCGGGCTGGCGAACCCACGATTTGCTCCTGCCATGACCAGCCTCGCCCACTTAAGCAGTCGCCAGTGGCAATCCACGCCGTTACAGGACAGTGCCTGGTATGGCGCGGCCATGCTGCGCGCGGACGCGCAACAAGAGGACCTGGAAGCGGCACCACTGCTGCATCCTGCGGCACTGGGCCAATACCCCGAGCTGCAGGTCATGCGCGATAAGCGCAACCGGCTGTGGAACATCGCCGACCCACGCCAGGCTGACAACACGCTGACGGTAAAACTCAATCGGGTTGTCGGATTCAAACGATTCACTTACCGGTTCAGGCCCAGTAAAGGCCGTCGCCACTGGGACAATGCCTGTCAGATGTTGCGCCGCGGCGTCGCCACACCACTGCCGGTGGCCTTCTTCGAGGCGCCGGAACAGGCTGGCATTCGCGACTCCTGGTACGTTTGCCAGTTCGTCCCGAATGCGTTTTCAAGCCGCGACGTCTATCGCGCATTCAATGACGGTGCTGCGACATATCGGGGCCTCGACAAGGCCACCTGGTTCGACATCATCGCCGGCTTCGTGTGCCACATGCACGACAAGCAGATCATCCACCGCGACTTGTCCTCGGGAAACCTGTTGCTCATCCAGGCTGATGACGGCCAGGTAGAGGCCATGGCGATCGATATAGGCAGGGCGCGGACCTGGTCCGGGCCCGGCTCAAAAGTCCGCAATCGGGACCGCATGTTAGATCTGATTCGCATCGCCTACAAACTCACGTGGCCGGATCGCGCACTGTTTATTGACGTATACGAGCAGCATCTGGGCAAATCACTGTCCCCGCTGTGGCGCATACCGTTCCACTACTACGACAACAAACAAAGGTTCAAAAAGTGGCTTAAACGCAAACGCGGCAAGTAG